The nucleotide sequence acCCATCTagtatatataattttatacgtttttaaatattgtggcgggaacttaaaaaatataaatttaaaagttataaattacttcttaGACAGGagtttctgttttttaaagCATAATATGTGATTTTATACATGTAAACATTCAtctatatataaaaaaacttaatacaTAAACTTAACCAACCATCCCAGCCTCTTTTCtgtaattcaaaattcaaatcacAAATCCCATTGCGTTTGCGTGTATACCAGGGAAAACTATCTGGCAACATTGATCGGAACGTCAAACGAGGCACTCAACTTTCGGATTTCGTCATCGCCGTTCTTGTTGGTCGCCATGTTTAGAATGGGCGATGCGGCCTTGTGAGTACTAAAATGCCGAAAATATCCTATAGATTGAACAATTTCTTGATTACGTGGAGTATCTAAATATTCCTCGGAGTGTAAAATCGTCGTTCGTAGTGTTTTTAGTTGCGGATGGCTGCGaattttggagatattttgTGATAATGATTACGGTAAGTTTAGCGGATATACAACGGGATCAATATGGCGTTGCAACACCAACATTCTTTGTTCGagaatttagtttaaattttttctattgcaTTATAACGGCTTAAATTCTATATAAATGATATAAAAAGGTAAATGGCTTCAATTTCAAACTTATTTCTCGCTTTTATACACGAGAAtttagaatataaatttaaatgtcgGCTTGAAATTTCCGGGGTGGctctattgatttttttcgtttttaggCGCTTGTTGACCGAGACACGCCCGCCAAATCGTATTTGTGGAACCGGGATATTCTTAAACATGTATTACGCAACTTTTTGTcataatttacttaaataataagtaattattctaatttttggACTTTCAATTAAGGGcgcgatttttaaaatcattacgTCACAGTGTTGCCAGTGTTGCCGTTAATgggtttttccttttcttttttgattcttttagAAGGGTTTCGGTAAGCGAGTGATCTGACCGTTGTTGTAAACGTTGATATGCAAAAGTTTTCAGTTGGATTTTATATTAATGACATGATACTTAATGATAAACTGAactgaatttcaatttttgtgcTGAGTCTTAATTAATCTTCCTtcttttttcctaataagtcACTCTTCCTAATTCTTATCAAACattgcaaaacaaaaacagtTCTAACATACATAAAACGATTCActtatcaaaaacaaaataataaaaaatatacggagtttcataaaaaaatttatattgcaTAGCATTTGCTGTTACTCAAAGCAGAAAAGTTCTATAAATGTTACAAGGTGCATCCACATTTCATATTGAAATTACAACCTTTTCagcaaaaacatttataatattaaaactttaaccTCATGCTCCAATAGTTTGCTGTACATATGATTCATATTATAGGAACctataattatttgaaaaatgggtATTTGCCAATGTATACGGTGTGAAAATTTTAGTTCTCTGCATTTCTGGGCCTTGGTTATTTGCTAAAACAGAGTGGGTGTTTAATTTGAATGGTACCTaatcaaaaatgcaaaaataatacaaaaaaggtcctaaaaataaaatcaaaatgtgaCATTAACTCTTAAACAATCATCAGTTTCAGTGGCTTTGcagtaattgaaaatttctggaTAAGGTGCTTGAAATAATTGACAAACTGTCAAAAAACAATTCCATGGTTAATACTGTATGGCAGTGATTAGTTCTATATGTCCTCATCACTGGGCCAAATTTCTTATCTAGTAACTTCATATCCTAGATAATTCTCTGTTTTGAAATTAAGAGACTTTAAATATGACCTAAAAAATACCTTGACCTGTTAATGATGATGAGCAGTTTATTACCAAATCAGTGCTTATCCAAACTattccatttatttaatagATGTGTCCTTCATTAATCCAAACTTTagtttcaaagtttaaaattgatatttcaagaaaacatgaaaatgtgACCTTTCTTCTTTTACTCCTGTATTCTTCATTTggcatttgaaaaatttgttttccgtTTCCACATTTGCCAGATATTTGGAACATTTGcttaatatttacaaaatatatgattgacatttttcagtaacTGACCTTCACATTTACAATATATATAGTTAAcatttgacaatttttctGAACATTTGACCATGTTTGCTTGACATGTTACATTTTTGCCTATGATTTAACatgttaaaaagttatttaacaCGCATTTAGAACATTTGCTGAATATTTGATatgtttgaatatttaataactaCTGTAcactacatttttatattactttCTCTGTTCAGATATGCCTTTGGTTAAACCCATTTTAATAtatgggaaaatattaaatagtaGATTTCCTGTATTTTTcagaaagaatatttttttaaaatggtttattagATCCTAGGAACCAGTTCTTAGGAACTTTAATGTTAAATGATTTGGCCAAAATGACCCCCTGGTCAACCTGTATTAGAAAATTGTATGTCCTTGACATGTCAAACTTCACCAAATTTtctatacctattttttttttaatgccttCTTGATAACTGTTGATAATGAAAACCCATTTGTACATTCCATATGATGATTTCATACTTTTGAGAAAGAGGAAACAATCCATTCAATCCTCTTTCACCTGTGATAACTATCGAGGCATTTGTCTgacttttatttatacaaattgaatgttttattGTATAAATTTCTTCTTACATGAGACAGTTTTAATTGTAGCATAGCCAGTAATGAGTGATGACACCCCGGGGGCAGGGCAGGGTGCTCTGCCCCCGCGAGATGGCCAATGCCTTCGCCAGGTGGCAGAGCGCCCTACTACTATGAGATTGACCCAAGTTGCCGGGGGTCAGTATGTATTGACCACACAGCAACATGGAGTACCAGCACTAGCACAGGTAAGGCTATtgctataaatatattttttggtaaaactCACAAGATTTTTGAAGATGAGGCAAAGTGATGTGACTCTTATCATTACAGCTAAGTCCtgggaatttttcaaatgttcaaGGGGGAGTAAGTCGTATTATAAGTATCAGCCCATCTAGAGGGCAAACATCACCTTTAAGACCTAGTTTAACAAATCAGTCCATTGTAAATGTACTGACTAGAGGTAGAGTTACCCCTAATGTCCGTCTTCAGTTTGCGAACATTGATGGTGCAATTGCTAGCACATCATCAGGTCAGTTTCATTTATTCACATTAAATATTCCCAgaacatcaaaattttttcattcatttttcagGAGTCACAACTCCTACTTCTACCCCGACTCACTCAAGGCCCTTAAAACGTCCGGCTCCCTCATCCCCCGAAAAAAAAGATAACTGTTCTGCAAAATTGCAGCGTGTTATGAACCATAGAATTGTCAGATCAAAGTTTGTTAAAGAGAAATATGCTGAACATTTGCTTGAACTCTTTCATCTTGAGACAGGGGGCAATATTCTTGATCTTTATCAATATGCAAAGAGGCCCAAAAGCCAGGCTTACTTGGCATATATGAGGGAGCATGGCATTGACCCTAAAGAGTATGCAGAAGATACGTCTTTAGTTTCAATCCCACACACCACTCCCAGCACCCCATCAGCCACAGCTGTAAGCTCATTGCCAGGCATTTCTGTGAATAATTCTATTCAGGAGCAGCAGCAAATATCCACCCTGCAGACCAGTTTTGCTTCCACTTCATCTAGTTTGCCTGACACCTCAGTTTCCCAGAAATCAACAACCTCACTAGGCTCGTGCAATAGTCAAGAGCAAATTGTGGAGAAAGCCAAACAAGAGGCCCATGTAGTGCAACGGATTAATGATCTGCAGAAGGAAGGTCTGTGGTCTGAGAAACGGCTACCAAAGCTGCAGGAAATGCCAAGAACAAAAGCTCACTGGGATTTTCTTCTGGAAGAAATGGTATGGTTAGCAGCAGATTTTGCCCAAGAGCGCAAGTGGAAGAAAGCGGCGGCAAAAAAGTGCGCTCGAATGGTGCAGAAGTATTTCCAAGAAAAGGCATTAGCTGCTCAGAAGGCAGAAAAAGCCCAAGAGCAACATCTCAAAAGGATAGCTGCTTTCTGTGcgaaagaaattaaagtcTTCTGGAGCAATGTGGAAAAATTGGTGGAATACAAACAGAATACCATATTagaggaaaaaaggaaaaaggcATTGGACCAGCAATTGAGTTTCATCGTCGATCAGACGGAGAAATACTCGCAGTTATTAGCGGAGGGTATGAACAGATCTGCTGCCGATCTACCTTCCAGCAACATATCGTCACGGCCCGCTTCTCGTTCTCATTCTGACGATGAGTTTAATCCTGAAACGCAAAGTGAAGAAGACGACGAAGAAACCATCGAACAAGAAGAAGCGACGTTAGAGAACGCGGATCAGTCGGCAGAAGTCGAAGCGTTACAACGAGAATCTCAGTTGGAATTAAATGATTTGCTTGAAGACGATTTTCTGAGGGATTATCTTTTGAACCGTGATAATATAAGGTATGAACTGGATGGATTAATTCAGTAGTGGTTGTGCTTTTTATGATGTATTTCTTGGTAAATAATCCTTCCATGCCATATTTTTAGGCTTAGTGGGTCTGAGGATTCTGATGACGACAATGAGGATAAGAGGAGTAAAAAGTCAGAAAAAGAGAGCACTAGAAAATCCGTAAAAGAAAAAGTGGTTATTGAGAAAGAGTCTGATTCTGACGATTCTGACGATGAACTTGACTCAGAAATTGAAAGTGATTCTGCAGAAACTCAAGGGTCTCAAACTGACAACCAAAGTCTGAAGTTGTTAATGGACGAAGAGTCGCAAAATGAGGGAGAAAAATCTAAGACTGATGAGAAGGATGACCTTATAAATGACGCTGCCGCGATCGCGGAGAGCATCCAGCCGAAAGGCAACACTCTGTCTTCCACTACCGTTTCCACTAAAGTACCGTTCCTCCTCAAACTACCTCTTAGGGAGTACCAGCACATCGGCTTAGACTGGCTCGTGACAATGTACGACCGAAAACTAAATGGAATCTTAGCTGACGAGATGGGTTTAGGCAAGACGATCCAAACCATCGCCCTTTTAGCCCATTTAGCTTGCGAGAAAGGTAATTGGGGTCCGCATCTCATTGTCGTTCCTACGTCCGTTATGCTCAATTGGGAGATGGAGTGCAAAAAATGGTGTCCAGCTTTCAAGATTTTGACTTATTACGGGTCGCAAAAAGAGAGGAAAATGAAGCGAACCGGATGGACTAAACCAAATATGTTTCACATATGCATCACTTCCTATAAATTGGTTATACAGGACCATCAGAGTTTTCGGAGGAAGAAGTGGaagtatttaattttggaTGAGGCTCAGAATATTAAGAACTTCAAGTCTCAAAGGTGAGTTATTGTATTTGCAACAAGAACCTTGTTGAAGTTTGTTCAGAATGAAACTTACTGTCTACAAATAGAGAGCAATTGGCATTTTGTAAAAGTCAACAACTGTGGATGGGTCAGCCTAgggaaaattttgttattggTAGGATATATTTACCATGTCCACTTGAAATCCCTGTAATTTAtgcattaacaaaaaaaaatgttaaatacgtccgaaatattaataacagTCTTACTAAAAGTTTCAGCGTTTCTTAGATAAATTATTGGGTTTATGTAGAGTATTTgctaatatatgtatatgatgTAAGAAAAATCTGTTCTCACAAAACTTTCTGCACTTTTAAATTCGAAGCTGTAGGTTTTAGATATCGTCAAcagcatttttgaaaaattaacatttaatgCGGTGGAAAAAATTTCGTGAGGCGATATTTTTGTGGCgcaatttagaaaatgaattaatctgaattatttttttgcatcaaaCTTCACGACATTTTTTCAGATGGCAGCTGTTACTAAATTTCCAAACAGAAAGACGACTACTTCTCACCGGTACCCCATTGCAGAAcaatttaatggaattatgGTCTCTGATGCATTTCTTAATGCCGAATGTCTTCCAGTCGCACCGAGAATTCAAGGAATGGTTCTCCAATCCAGTTACTGGGATGATTGAAGGAAATTCTGAATATAATGACAGTATTATCAAAAGACTGCATAAGGTTTGATTTCCCTTATTTAAATGCTTCTGAGAGcgcatcaatttttttttaggtattaAGACCATTCTTGCTTCGAAGACTAAAGTCAGAAGTGGAGAAACAAATGCCAAAAAAGTACGAACATGTGGTGATGTGTAGGTTGTCCAAGAGACAAAGATTTCTGTATGACGATTATATGTCAAAAGCTAAGTATGTTTCAtgctttttttgctttgaaaaaatattttgacttttttcctatttagAACGAGAGAAACTCTTGCCAGTGGCAACTTACTTAGCGTGATAAACGTACTTATGCAGTTAAGGAAAGTATGCAATCAtccaaatttatttgaagtgaGACCCACAATCTCCCCATTTCAATGTGATAGTATAGCAATGCACATACCCTCCATCGTATTTTCAGCACTCCAATATGAGGTCTTCAAAGTGAGTTCAGTTctttataaacatttattttaaataacgcTAAATCTTTCTACAGCATGTCAACCTTTATGCTATGAATCTGGTTCTAATAATGTTGGAAATGCACTTGAGTGCTTACCAGTGCTTCCGCATGCGTCAGTCGGTCAAGAAAGTAATTCCCATCGATCAGGGGATTCCCGACGCTCTACCACTATGCCCTCCCTGTAAACTGAGCATGAAAGTAAGAGTGCGGGACTCCAAAGTAGAGGAAAAGAAAGATCCGCCAGTGGTGCAGCAACAAGTTCATCAAATTCGAAGCGTCACCGGACAATCCAATGTTAAAATGAAAGTTGCAGGGTTGCAGGTGCTTAGTCAAGGAGTAGTCAAAAGTAAGTCCGTTAATTTCCCGTTTAATTTGCATCTTGTGAGTCActaataagttaaaaaatacagtATTTATTTCATGATGATAACACTTACCATAAGTCTTGAAACGGGGTTATCCCACTTTGAAAGCTTGAGGCATTTGTCTGATACGTCATCTAACGTCATAGATTCAAGTCGCCTACACCTCCCATGTTTACTAACCCCTTTTTTGTAGCTGTGCCCCTCATTAACATCTCTCAAGCAGGCGGACAGGTTCAGTTAGGTACCCCCCTAAATGTCACCTCCGTTTTGAAATCCACAGACAAAGTTCCCAGTAGTTTTGCGCAGCTGGTGCAAACCTCCACGGGCAAGCATCTTTTGTTGACGTCAAATGCTAATTTAACGGGAAGTGTGCCCTTTACTCAGACGTCTGCAGGTAATGAATCGTTGGGGAGGTTTATTTGATATAATTCTGAAGTGAAAATTAACCTATTCTGGGGTGgttaattgtatttatttcgGTGTCTATGTATACACAAAATAATCAGTTATTACTAAACATGTCTGTGTACTGTGTTATGGGCGGATAACAATGATTGCTTTTTGGGTCACtctttaaggttttttttcttgGTAATAGATCAAAATCATCGTCATcgatttgaaatatttcatatctaattcattaatttctttcaaCTTCACTTCCGCCAATATTTAGTTGTTTTCCCACTATTTTATACTCATTTTCAAGGAGGCCAAAAACTCACGTTCCTGTCTACCAAACAGCCCATCGTTACTAACTCAAATAGCCCGCAGGTAACCACGGCGTTTGTGAAGTTTCAATTGACTTCTGTTACCACAGGCACCACAACTACAACCTCGGTAGGTAAAGTACCTTTCTAAAGATTTGTattcaaagtttgaaattcTTTCCGTTCCATTAAACTAATATTACACTAGTTTTAAGTTGTTATTTGTCGTTTCTTTCGTGTCTCTACTTTTTAAGGTTTAATAATCCATATTCTTTCTAACAGTTTGTGAAACTTGTAGAATTCCACAGCAACTGCAAGAGGGCTAGGAGAAGAGGGACTGAGACCtgtgaattcaaattttttaggacagttgtattcaaaacaaaacagtTTAGACGTGCGATGGAGAAAAGATGATGGCAGACGTGGATCAAGTCAGGTAAGAAAGTTACGAGGACAATTAGAACGAATGGACAATATtgttttcactaattttgtattcttgtaaattaaatatattgaaaatatttacagtAGCAAAGGTTTGTTATAGTAAgttagttttttctttatataacCGGGACATGGGAGTTTTCCTACCAAGAATCCAAACTGGCACATACTATATATTCTTTATGTAAAAACTAGAGAACAATCATAGGTTTACTATGCTATGAACTCTTCTaaatttgctcatattttaCTTTTCCCAGGTACAAGAAGACTCAAATCCTGACTACAAAAAAAGGCTTCAACTAATGTTGCGTATCAACGAGCGGCGATGCTCTGCGTTACCCCTGTATGGAAAAGATTTCCATGAcgtcattaaaatttataagccAAACGCGTTGTATCCGTGGGACGGAGGCCACATAAGCTGTCTGAACACCCTCTTCGGCATAAATCTGGAAGAAGCTTCCGCTTTCCTGCGTGATGCCTTGTACAATCCGGAGCGCAGGATCGAGCAGTTGAAGGAAATTTGTGATAGGTTTGTGTTTCTGTAGTGTTTAGTTAGATTTGCTCTTCCTGATCCAATGAggttaaattatttgttttataaccTCAATTTACCTGGAAGTATAGTAAATGCTAGCTTACCAAGCAAGACTCCTGTTGACTTGGGGTTTATGCATGAATGTTACCTACATTAAAGAAGTTTTCAAGATATCCGAAAATCGTTTGAATCTTAAGCTGCGACTTAACAAGATGTCGtttcagatttattttttacgtacCTTCCGTGAAAGCAAACGAACCTCAGTTGAGGGTGTGGCATCCTCCGCCTAGCGATTACTGGACACGAATAGAAGAAAAGCGTCGAATTCAGCAAATCTTTTCTAAGCCGGCCACTCCTCTTCACCTTATCGCTTCCGCCATGGTCACGCAGTTCCCCGATCCGAGACTGATACAATACGACTGCGGGAAGTTACAAACGTTGGACAGACTATTGAGACAACTGAAATCGGGCAGCCATCGGGTGCTGATTTTCACGCAAATGACCAAGATGCTGGATGTATTAGAggcgtttttaaattttcacggCCATATTTATTTGAGGCTAGATGGTAGCACAAAAGTGGATCAACGACAGGTGCGATTTCTGTTTGTTTGTTGTCACAGTTGATGAAAATGACtattttcaggttttaatgGAAAGGTTCAATGGAGACAAACGAATATTCGCATTTATTCTCTCGACTCGATCGGGAGGAGTAGGCGTGAACCTTACTGGAGCCGACACTGTGATATTTTACGACTCTGATTGGAATCCTACTATGGATGCTCAGGCTCAAGATAGGTGCCACAGGATAGGACAAACCAGGGACGTCCACATTTATCGGCTTGTAAGTGAAAGGACCGTGGAAGAGAACATCTTAAAGAAGGCGAATCAGAAAAGGTTGCTTGGAGATTTGGCTATCGAAGGCGGAAATTTCACCACAGCCTATTTCAAGAGTGTATGttagttttctttttctttgtcCGG is from Euwallacea similis isolate ESF13 chromosome 14, ESF131.1, whole genome shotgun sequence and encodes:
- the dom gene encoding helicase domino isoform X3, yielding MSDDTPGAGQGALPPRDGQCLRQVAERPTTMRLTQVAGGQYVLTTQQHGVPALAQLSPGNFSNVQGGVSRIISISPSRGQTSPLRPSLTNQSIVNVLTRGRVTPNVRLQFANIDGAIASTSSGVTTPTSTPTHSRPLKRPAPSSPEKKDNCSAKLQRVMNHRIVRSKFVKEKYAEHLLELFHLETGGNILDLYQYAKRPKSQAYLAYMREHGIDPKEYAEDTSLVSIPHTTPSTPSATAVSSLPGISVNNSIQEQQQISTLQTSFASTSSSLPDTSVSQKSTTSLGSCNSQEQIVEKAKQEAHVVQRINDLQKEGLWSEKRLPKLQEMPRTKAHWDFLLEEMVWLAADFAQERKWKKAAAKKCARMVQKYFQEKALAAQKAEKAQEQHLKRIAAFCAKEIKVFWSNVEKLVEYKQNTILEEKRKKALDQQLSFIVDQTEKYSQLLAEGMNRSAADLPSSNISSRPASRSHSDDEFNPETQSEEDDEETIEQEEATLENADQSAEVEALQRESQLELNDLLEDDFLRDYLLNRDNIRLSGSEDSDDDNEDKRSKKSEKESTRKSVKEKVVIEKESDSDDSDDELDSEIESDSAETQGSQTDNQSLKLLMDEESQNEGEKSKTDEKDDLINDAAAIAESIQPKGNTLSSTTVSTKVPFLLKLPLREYQHIGLDWLVTMYDRKLNGILADEMGLGKTIQTIALLAHLACEKGNWGPHLIVVPTSVMLNWEMECKKWCPAFKILTYYGSQKERKMKRTGWTKPNMFHICITSYKLVIQDHQSFRRKKWKYLILDEAQNIKNFKSQRWQLLLNFQTERRLLLTGTPLQNNLMELWSLMHFLMPNVFQSHREFKEWFSNPVTGMIEGNSEYNDSIIKRLHKVLRPFLLRRLKSEVEKQMPKKYEHVVMCRLSKRQRFLYDDYMSKAKTRETLASGNLLSVINVLMQLRKVCNHPNLFEVRPTISPFQCDSIAMHIPSIVFSALQYEVFKHVNLYAMNLVLIMLEMHLSAYQCFRMRQSVKKVIPIDQGIPDALPLCPPCKLSMKVRVRDSKVEEKKDPPVVQQQVHQIRSVTGQSNVKMKVAGLQVLSQGVVKTVPLINISQAGGQVQLGTPLNVTSVLKSTDKVPSSFAQLVQTSTGKHLLLTSNANLTGSVPFTQTSAGGQKLTFLSTKQPIVTNSNSPQVTTAFVKFQLTSVTTGTTTTTSNSTATARGLGEEGLRPVNSNFLGQLYSKQNSLDVRWRKDDGRRGSSQVQEDSNPDYKKRLQLMLRINERRCSALPLYGKDFHDVIKIYKPNALYPWDGGHISCLNTLFGINLEEASAFLRDALYNPERRIEQLKEICDRFIFYVPSVKANEPQLRVWHPPPSDYWTRIEEKRRIQQIFSKPATPLHLIASAMVTQFPDPRLIQYDCGKLQTLDRLLRQLKSGSHRVLIFTQMTKMLDVLEAFLNFHGHIYLRLDGSTKVDQRQVLMERFNGDKRIFAFILSTRSGGVGVNLTGADTVIFYDSDWNPTMDAQAQDRCHRIGQTRDVHIYRLVSERTVEENILKKANQKRLLGDLAIEGGNFTTAYFKSSTIQDLFSIDQTLETAAQRMSEIVESRKEIAIVADSSSSQSEDKGAAGALENALAACEDDQDVQAAKIAKAEAVADLAEFDENIPLDQEPEKEPEVSKAEMEINNIIEKLSPIEKYAMKFIEQTESAWSAEQLAAATRQIEEQKREWELNQMAAMREEEERRQRELEEENDMITYSREDATNQVWVSDNTMEQMPMWCPPSPPQQDTDVYIDQTMAFLYDNTVMPESQLPPIYVKKEHKRRFDPGNFGMDYRRPVKLPRKEESTVHAPRSLFHSPTLLKLRRDLKLQKYRGLLRPSLTVPGKPATAKPVEQTISQSWTIHEDMALLKVIKSFQGLPLNLIVMSPGQTPNWDFVADYVNTVSVTYRSPKQCRQRYEGHLMHREEGKYNSLESVMRKKKKAAQLQKLPLPNKSRHTLRTSQLYTQDNNTTFSQTLSERFDTLKAITNKRLPTPRTVVNNPLMNKSKNTPVLNDCGIDFEHPVMPVELAARRAERIAKEKKTPEEMAKLQLLKGVTASAQHQQPQSQQVQSAPAATPTVSGTIPNVVQATVGIPTVVAVPATQAVVSQTPVAITTTTASVAAVTPVVRPQRIVASPLQTPTVVSVSGLSPAQLQAATQRLIVTAGGTPKTVTAATAAQGKQLSQAQLQIIRQAASLKNHPLRVHPGALAQGTKTSTVTIGGQQTVVQFTQAQPRTQFVRQTTVGGKTGITRPVTEVEVAQFLKKQQQLQQQKLAAGGSVTQVSNASGGTIHGLTTQVFAQAIQQAGTSGTQVATLVKAVPSSSGSAQTVTIPVSLAAPGTKALTPSLKANTAHVRQLQIQQQLLAQKKLAAVSGQKLSIATAGAKGSGVQTAQLIVGPKQAMTVQQFQQVIRTPLNVTQGPVVLTKATPRVIPVNTAQGGKQTIQVVAASSQGLGSTLRPQPGTTIAGIKLQGATNTSQQALLSQVSAALNQGVTVRQQNSPVRLQTASGQPIVAVTVQSPSQGGQSQSPNPSEQVSRFVRK